A genomic window from Desulfovibrio sp. JC010 includes:
- the trbJ gene encoding P-type conjugative transfer protein TrbJ — MKMRQVAPAIALLVGIISASPASAMTVTCVNCSDKFLQMLERVTNIEQLESMWRTYKEEMMQTQQQIMMVQQNIQQYTNMVRNTIRLPFAIKNSVIRDFKRLAQLSKNLVTTVGDIEVLDGIYEAQYPDFNSAKRLVGQPNAKFTKKYKEYWSKWSERVDAATKATFKLSGSQLQEISDSAEFDSYIEGLLSTPEGRMQALEAANQLSSVQIQEIRKLRALLATQIQNQSMIEAKKEKDQQILRQDSEKFFAPTYGEACKKEAGPEPLGF, encoded by the coding sequence ATGAAAATGCGACAAGTCGCGCCCGCAATAGCTCTGCTCGTGGGGATCATCAGCGCATCCCCGGCTTCTGCCATGACCGTGACCTGCGTCAATTGCAGTGACAAATTCCTGCAAATGCTGGAGCGGGTCACAAACATTGAACAGCTTGAATCAATGTGGCGGACCTACAAGGAAGAAATGATGCAGACCCAGCAGCAGATTATGATGGTCCAGCAAAATATCCAGCAGTACACCAACATGGTTCGGAACACGATCCGGTTGCCGTTTGCCATCAAAAACAGCGTCATCCGGGATTTTAAAAGACTGGCTCAGCTTTCAAAGAATCTGGTCACCACTGTGGGCGATATTGAGGTGCTGGACGGCATTTACGAGGCCCAGTACCCGGACTTCAATTCCGCCAAAAGACTGGTCGGCCAACCCAACGCCAAGTTCACCAAGAAATACAAGGAATACTGGTCCAAATGGTCTGAAAGAGTGGATGCCGCCACCAAGGCCACGTTCAAACTTTCCGGCAGTCAGTTGCAGGAAATCAGCGATTCTGCGGAATTTGATTCCTACATTGAAGGTCTGCTCAGCACCCCGGAAGGACGCATGCAGGCCCTTGAAGCTGCCAACCAGCTCAGCAGTGTTCAGATTCAGGAAATCCGCAAACTCCGTGCGCTGCTGGCTACCCAGATTCAGAATCAGTCCATGATCGAAGCCAAGAAGGAAAAGGATCAGCAAATTCTGCGGCAGGATAGCGAGAAATTCTTTGCCCCCACCTACGGCG
- a CDS encoding conjugal transfer protein TrbE (type IV secretion system ATPase VirB4 family) has product MIALKDYRHKPKGLPDLLPYAAMINNGVLLCKDGSLMTGWKFRAQDTASSTAEELAVVSSRVNSGIKNLDSGWMLHVEAIRSTATEYPHAGTSFFPDFVTQAIEDERRNIFESSGTFYSTETYLIITYKPEFLTQKLSSLAYENAAAVNHLEKALGKFLTVAQELEDSLSLSMELTHLADIEFPDEHGNLHTYSTFLSLLNKCLTGEEHPILLPKVPMYLDALLGGQDLTGGLQPSIGGRFIKVLAVDGFPPDSWPSMLSNFESLPIEYRFSTRFICMDQYEAQQELEKFRKTWSQQIYKIWDQLKDNANAKENRDARSMADDAEQAIEELQSGLVGAGFYTAVIVLMSSDLGELEENSRELRRKLLDQGFPSRIEGINALEAWLGSHPGNSYANVRRPIINTMNLADLLPLATIWAGLEHNPSDKFPPSSPPLMYCATNGSTPFRLNLHVNDIGHTLIFGPTGAGKSTLLGILAAQFRRYQKATIFAFDKGKSMLPLCLGAGGSHYEIAADDSLLSFAPLQHVDSDAEQSWAEEWIETLATMQGLNVLPAHRNAIHIAMSMIRNNPEHMRSMTDFYHSLQNEELREAIKHYTGEGAMGRLLDASSDDLGISDFMVFEIDELMNLGDKNIIPVLLYLFHRIEKALNGQPALLILDEAWIMLGHKVFREKIREWLKVLRKVNCAVVLATQSLSDACRSGILDVLVESCPTKIYLPNPAAIQEAQYKLYQGLGLNSRQIEIIASATPKRDYYVVSPEGRRLIELALGPVALSFVGSSDKASLARIRDLSKTHGQQWPKHWLQERQGDFI; this is encoded by the coding sequence ATGATCGCACTCAAAGATTACCGCCACAAACCGAAAGGACTCCCGGACCTGCTGCCTTACGCGGCCATGATCAATAACGGCGTGCTGCTCTGCAAAGACGGTTCGCTCATGACCGGCTGGAAATTCCGCGCACAGGATACGGCTTCCAGTACTGCTGAAGAACTGGCTGTTGTCAGCAGCCGGGTGAACAGCGGCATCAAAAATCTGGATTCCGGCTGGATGCTGCATGTTGAGGCTATCCGCTCAACTGCGACTGAATATCCGCACGCCGGGACAAGTTTTTTCCCGGATTTCGTCACTCAAGCCATTGAAGATGAAAGGAGAAATATCTTTGAATCGTCCGGGACATTCTATTCCACCGAGACTTATCTGATCATCACCTATAAGCCTGAATTTTTGACCCAAAAGTTAAGCAGTCTTGCTTACGAAAATGCCGCTGCCGTCAATCATCTTGAAAAGGCTTTGGGTAAGTTCCTGACAGTTGCGCAGGAGCTGGAGGATTCCCTTTCGCTCTCAATGGAACTGACTCATCTTGCAGACATTGAGTTCCCGGACGAACACGGGAACCTGCATACTTATTCAACCTTCCTGTCTCTGCTGAATAAATGCCTTACCGGTGAAGAGCATCCGATACTGCTGCCCAAAGTGCCTATGTATCTTGATGCTCTTCTCGGCGGGCAGGATCTGACCGGGGGCTTGCAGCCCAGCATCGGCGGCAGGTTCATCAAAGTTCTGGCTGTGGACGGCTTTCCGCCGGACAGCTGGCCGTCCATGCTTTCCAATTTTGAATCACTGCCCATTGAATACAGGTTTTCCACCCGCTTCATCTGCATGGATCAGTACGAGGCCCAGCAGGAATTGGAGAAGTTCAGAAAGACTTGGTCGCAACAGATTTATAAAATCTGGGATCAGCTCAAGGACAATGCCAACGCCAAGGAAAACAGGGACGCCAGAAGCATGGCAGATGATGCCGAACAGGCCATTGAAGAACTTCAGTCCGGGCTGGTCGGTGCCGGTTTCTATACTGCCGTAATTGTCCTGATGAGCAGCGACTTGGGCGAGCTGGAAGAAAACAGCAGAGAGCTGCGCCGCAAACTGCTTGATCAGGGTTTCCCCAGCCGCATCGAAGGAATCAACGCCCTTGAAGCATGGCTTGGATCACATCCCGGTAATTCATACGCCAACGTACGCCGCCCGATCATCAACACCATGAATCTGGCCGACCTGCTCCCGCTGGCTACAATTTGGGCTGGCCTGGAACATAATCCTTCGGACAAGTTCCCGCCTTCATCACCGCCGCTCATGTACTGCGCAACCAACGGTTCTACCCCGTTCAGGCTGAACCTGCATGTGAACGACATCGGTCATACCCTGATTTTCGGCCCTACCGGTGCGGGTAAATCCACACTGCTGGGAATTCTGGCGGCCCAGTTCCGTCGTTATCAGAAGGCCACCATTTTTGCCTTCGACAAAGGCAAATCAATGCTCCCCCTCTGCCTTGGTGCTGGCGGATCTCATTATGAAATCGCTGCTGACGATTCTCTTTTGTCTTTTGCTCCGCTCCAGCACGTTGATTCGGATGCTGAACAAAGCTGGGCGGAAGAATGGATCGAAACACTGGCGACCATGCAGGGCTTGAACGTGCTTCCGGCCCACAGAAACGCCATCCATATCGCCATGTCCATGATCAGGAATAACCCTGAACACATGCGTTCCATGACCGACTTTTACCACAGCCTGCAAAACGAAGAACTGCGCGAGGCCATCAAACATTACACCGGCGAGGGAGCCATGGGCAGGCTGCTTGATGCCAGTTCCGACGATCTCGGCATTTCTGATTTCATGGTCTTTGAAATCGACGAGCTTATGAATCTCGGTGACAAGAACATCATCCCGGTCCTGCTCTATCTCTTCCATCGCATTGAAAAAGCACTGAACGGCCAGCCCGCGCTGCTCATCCTTGATGAAGCATGGATCATGCTCGGCCATAAGGTTTTCAGGGAAAAAATCCGGGAATGGCTGAAGGTTCTGCGTAAGGTCAACTGCGCGGTGGTTTTGGCGACACAATCCCTTTCAGATGCATGTCGTTCCGGGATTCTGGATGTGCTGGTGGAATCCTGCCCGACCAAAATCTACCTGCCTAATCCGGCGGCAATTCAGGAAGCCCAATACAAACTTTATCAGGGGCTGGGACTCAATTCCCGCCAGATTGAAATCATCGCTTCGGCCACACCCAAACGCGACTACTACGTGGTTTCCCCGGAAGGTCGGCGACTCATTGAGCTGGCTCTCGGCCCGGTCGCGCTTTCGTTTGTGGGGTCGTCGGACAAGGCGAGTCTGGCCCGGATTCGGGATCTTTCAAAAACTCACGGTCAGCAATGGCCAAAACATTGGCTTCAGGAAAGACAAGGAGATTTTATATGA
- the trbD gene encoding conjugal transfer protein TrbD, whose translation MSGRKIPIHASLYRPSLVMGAEREPLLYSALFAILIALGGFTLYAGGAALVFWVVTVFILQKNASFDPQLSKIGLRHFNQQNFYAARSTPWQIGGAKLK comes from the coding sequence ATGAGTGGAAGGAAGATCCCCATTCACGCTTCCCTGTACCGGCCTTCGCTGGTCATGGGTGCCGAGCGCGAACCGCTGCTTTATTCCGCGCTGTTCGCCATCCTGATCGCTCTTGGAGGATTCACCCTCTATGCTGGCGGTGCTGCCCTTGTATTCTGGGTTGTAACGGTCTTCATCCTGCAAAAAAACGCTAGCTTTGATCCGCAGCTTTCCAAGATCGGCCTGCGTCATTTCAACCAGCAGAATTTTTACGCTGCCCGTTCCACTCCGTGGCAGATCGGCGGGGCAAAGCTGAAATGA
- a CDS encoding TrbC/VirB2 family protein, translated as MKTNKHKYLPLLAILLLTALPDAAFASNSINELSTPMEMVVGTITGPVGRWICIGGMGISGIAFIMKREELEGGFKTLLKTVFGMSFVALAASIVDSIFSFSGAVV; from the coding sequence ATGAAAACAAATAAGCATAAATATCTGCCCCTTCTGGCAATACTCCTGCTGACTGCTCTGCCTGACGCGGCCTTTGCTTCCAACTCAATCAATGAACTCAGCACGCCCATGGAAATGGTCGTCGGCACCATCACCGGCCCTGTTGGCCGCTGGATCTGCATCGGCGGGATGGGTATTTCCGGCATCGCTTTTATCATGAAAAGAGAAGAACTTGAGGGCGGTTTCAAGACCCTGCTCAAAACCGTATTCGGCATGTCCTTTGTTGCGCTGGCCGCATCCATTGTCGATTCAATCTTCAGCTTCTCCGGGGCGGTAGTATGA
- the trbB gene encoding P-type conjugative transfer ATPase TrbB, translated as MDERLVRNLLHNMGPTIVSALEDEQVVEIMVNPDGKLWIEKLGEEMVIAGALASSQTAMIISLVASALNTTVTDKNPIIEGELPPEKPLNGSRFEGLYPPVVRSASFTIRKKASRVIPLEEYVVSGIMNLEVMKGTLAAVKDKKNIVVIGGTGSGKTTLVNGIIKSISEVSPADRLVIIEDTAELQSQSRNSIFLHTTPYTSIQSLVRATMRLRPDRILVGEVRGGEALDLLKAWNTGHPGGIATVHANSAAEGLLRIEQLISEASTSPMPQLIGSAVDFLIFIRRTRKGRTVSEVAEVIGYDPVNQKYILEYIYDENK; from the coding sequence ATGGATGAGCGGCTTGTCAGGAACCTGCTGCACAACATGGGACCGACCATTGTTTCAGCTCTTGAAGATGAACAAGTAGTTGAAATCATGGTCAACCCGGACGGTAAACTCTGGATTGAAAAGCTCGGTGAAGAAATGGTTATCGCAGGTGCTCTTGCTTCGAGCCAGACCGCCATGATCATTTCATTGGTTGCCAGTGCGCTAAATACCACCGTTACCGACAAAAATCCCATCATTGAGGGTGAATTACCCCCTGAAAAACCGCTCAACGGCAGTCGTTTTGAAGGTCTGTATCCGCCGGTCGTGCGCAGTGCTTCTTTTACCATCAGGAAGAAAGCCAGCCGGGTAATTCCTTTGGAAGAGTACGTGGTCAGCGGGATCATGAATCTTGAGGTGATGAAAGGGACTCTGGCCGCCGTGAAAGACAAGAAAAATATTGTCGTCATAGGTGGGACCGGGTCCGGCAAGACCACGCTGGTCAACGGCATTATCAAATCAATTTCGGAAGTCTCTCCTGCTGACCGGCTGGTCATCATCGAAGACACTGCGGAGCTGCAAAGTCAGTCCCGCAATTCAATTTTTCTGCACACCACTCCGTACACCTCCATCCAGTCATTGGTCCGGGCGACAATGAGGCTTCGCCCGGACCGGATACTTGTTGGCGAGGTGCGCGGGGGCGAAGCCCTCGACCTGCTCAAGGCTTGGAATACCGGACACCCCGGCGGCATTGCCACTGTTCACGCCAACTCTGCGGCAGAAGGTCTGCTGCGTATTGAGCAACTTATCTCGGAAGCATCCACCTCGCCCATGCCGCAACTGATCGGCTCGGCAGTGGACTTTCTGATATTCATCCGCCGCACCCGCAAGGGCCGGACAGTCTCCGAAGTGGCGGAAGTAATCGGATACGACCCCGTTAATCAAAAATACATCTTGGAGTACATCTACGATGAAAACAAATAA
- a CDS encoding conjugal transfer protein TraL has translation MAKINMILQGKGGVGKSLVASLLTQYLLESGKEISCVDTDPVNATFAGYKSFNVTALDIMKDDDIDPRRFDKLVELMLALPDDAEMVIDNGAATFVPLASYLSENEVFEMLDETGIEINLHTVITGGQALPDTLTGLNSLVKTFHVPIYIWLNNYFGSISRKDKNFESFKVYRENSHRIAALIRLPQKKKETFGKDLENLLTAKMSFDEAQESTLPIMTRQRLKMIWKEVQQELSNSGL, from the coding sequence ATGGCGAAAATAAACATGATTCTGCAAGGCAAAGGCGGCGTGGGTAAAAGCCTCGTTGCCAGTCTGCTTACCCAATATCTTCTCGAATCCGGAAAAGAAATATCCTGCGTGGACACTGATCCGGTGAATGCGACATTTGCCGGTTACAAAAGTTTTAACGTCACTGCGCTGGACATTATGAAGGATGACGACATCGATCCCAGAAGATTCGACAAGCTTGTTGAACTCATGCTGGCCCTTCCTGATGACGCGGAAATGGTCATCGATAACGGAGCGGCCACCTTTGTTCCGCTCGCAAGCTATCTTTCTGAAAACGAAGTTTTTGAAATGCTCGATGAGACTGGAATAGAGATAAACCTGCACACGGTAATTACCGGCGGACAGGCTCTACCTGACACTCTTACTGGCTTAAATTCATTGGTTAAAACATTCCATGTTCCCATCTATATCTGGTTGAATAACTACTTCGGCTCTATCAGCAGGAAAGACAAAAATTTCGAAAGCTTCAAGGTCTACCGGGAAAACTCCCACCGCATTGCCGCACTGATTCGTCTTCCCCAAAAAAAGAAAGAAACCTTCGGCAAGGACCTTGAGAATTTGCTCACAGCAAAGATGTCCTTTGATGAAGCGCAGGAAAGCACCCTTCCGATCATGACCCGGCAGCGGCTGAAAATGATCTGGAAAGAAGTTCAGCAGGAACTTTCAAACAGCGGACTTTAG
- a CDS encoding TraK family protein: MSKNKGFAKVEIIANLPEIKALHENGFNKRMIYDHLVESNKITMTYQNFCAYNLNGVRRKNNPSPSKAGRIVSIISKLPDTGGDGSPANNTETRPFNHDNQVTLEEVEENLIGND, from the coding sequence ATGAGCAAAAATAAGGGATTCGCAAAAGTCGAAATCATAGCAAATCTGCCAGAGATCAAAGCTCTTCACGAGAATGGATTCAACAAAAGAATGATCTATGACCACTTAGTTGAAAGCAATAAGATCACAATGACTTACCAGAATTTTTGCGCCTACAACCTGAATGGTGTTCGTAGAAAAAATAATCCCTCACCCTCCAAAGCAGGAAGAATCGTCTCCATCATCTCCAAACTCCCCGACACCGGCGGAGACGGTTCTCCTGCCAATAACACGGAAACAAGACCATTCAATCACGACAATCAAGTGACCTTAGAAGAAGTCGAAGAAAACCTCATCGGAAATGACTGA
- a CDS encoding PepSY domain-containing protein produces the protein MNFKWKDKRLGAGLIAAVIALTPVALMADDHGDHEDGYRKTATVIRNFEHNQITLPQLIKTAEKAGKGIAIDVELEDDSPVQKYEITLLSGKEVLSVYLSAFNGEVIKVGNPEVIHSAVARITNLYDGLQSKKVSLQEAVSIAEKYEKGVAYQAHIEEMDNWTGYEIDLISNGKQVRIVIDPENGHIVGRKSQDEEDDDES, from the coding sequence ATGAATTTTAAATGGAAAGACAAACGTTTGGGCGCCGGGCTTATTGCTGCGGTAATTGCTTTAACTCCGGTTGCCTTAATGGCAGATGACCATGGAGATCATGAAGATGGCTATCGCAAGACGGCTACGGTCATCAGGAACTTTGAACATAACCAGATTACCTTGCCACAGTTGATTAAAACTGCAGAAAAAGCCGGTAAAGGAATCGCCATTGATGTTGAACTGGAAGACGACTCACCTGTTCAAAAATATGAAATAACCTTGCTGAGCGGCAAAGAAGTGCTGAGCGTATATCTTTCCGCCTTCAACGGTGAAGTTATCAAAGTCGGTAACCCTGAAGTCATTCACAGTGCCGTGGCCCGGATCACCAACCTTTATGATGGGTTGCAGAGCAAAAAAGTAAGCCTGCAGGAAGCAGTATCCATAGCGGAGAAATATGAAAAAGGAGTTGCGTACCAGGCACACATCGAAGAAATGGATAATTGGACTGGATATGAAATCGACCTCATCTCCAATGGCAAACAGGTCCGAATTGTTATCGATCCGGAAAACGGCCACATTGTAGGCAGGAAATCACAGGACGAAGAGGACGATGACGAATCCTGA
- a CDS encoding YciI family protein, giving the protein MKFGVFCLLALLLAVPNISSANEKDNSETFVFYYFMDGIATHVSETVPAHVKYWKSLKLEGYGGGPFGDRSGGMITFKAKDMKTARTICAQDPFARQGLIGRFWIKKWLVHH; this is encoded by the coding sequence ATGAAATTTGGTGTTTTTTGTTTACTGGCTTTACTGCTGGCTGTTCCTAATATCAGCAGCGCAAATGAAAAAGATAATAGTGAAACATTTGTTTTTTATTACTTTATGGATGGCATAGCTACACACGTTTCGGAAACCGTACCGGCTCACGTAAAATACTGGAAATCCTTAAAGCTTGAAGGATATGGCGGCGGTCCTTTTGGCGACCGGTCCGGCGGAATGATTACTTTCAAAGCCAAGGACATGAAAACAGCAAGAACTATTTGTGCACAGGACCCATTTGCCCGCCAGGGTCTGATTGGCAGATTCTGGATCAAGAAGTGGCTGGTTCATCACTAA
- a CDS encoding LssY C-terminal domain-containing protein, with protein MNEIGFLSDLIATPMGITVIVLGAMADAVIGLGFIVYGEVFFIAAGYLAATEAMHFLLPMVYVSAWGGDLISYTLGRRGGHRILLKVAGKSQQRRRAYRKAKNILTKYGYPGVTVSRLLGPVSWVVPFAAGSMQMPSGRFALFSSMGVCIGVSQFVVIGYLLGSGIELHWQSIIHEFMPLMVFGIIAVSASLIIYQITKQHNWRLPTKVLMHGIIWCSAFMLMNYWMFFYGATHSKNKAVPIVTSRLIQEKFKVYPGMSKGYLAQPINVMLATDLPLKEIHQKMGWVENMAFSKNRISIIDYWRSILNKIPPVTDLYLAQSPQLAAFQNPEGNIMSRHHVRWWELADSPYPERTYAGSMSTDDEIRPKPYKGILALIHDIDPNVDAARDMLVELIKTAYPHASVEYIQANRRIIPEAPGDYSTDGRIAVIRITSNAAAQKNININSPRLFSAGDLFSAKPAPKCPKQKLPACNIAASSV; from the coding sequence ATGAATGAGATAGGTTTTTTGAGCGATCTTATCGCTACACCTATGGGGATTACCGTCATTGTCCTCGGAGCTATGGCTGATGCCGTTATCGGGTTGGGTTTCATTGTCTATGGGGAAGTTTTCTTCATTGCAGCGGGCTATCTTGCTGCCACTGAAGCAATGCATTTCCTATTGCCCATGGTCTATGTCTCGGCCTGGGGAGGTGACCTCATCAGCTATACGCTCGGTCGCCGGGGCGGACACCGTATTCTACTTAAGGTCGCCGGTAAATCACAGCAACGCCGAAGAGCTTATCGCAAAGCAAAAAACATTCTGACCAAATACGGCTATCCGGGCGTAACTGTCTCAAGGTTGCTGGGGCCGGTGTCCTGGGTAGTACCCTTTGCCGCCGGAAGCATGCAGATGCCCTCAGGCCGCTTTGCTTTATTCAGCTCTATGGGAGTATGCATCGGGGTCTCACAATTTGTGGTGATCGGTTATCTGCTTGGCAGCGGAATTGAATTACATTGGCAGAGCATAATTCATGAATTCATGCCCCTTATGGTATTCGGAATTATTGCTGTCTCAGCCTCTCTGATCATTTACCAAATAACAAAACAACATAATTGGAGACTGCCGACAAAAGTCCTGATGCATGGTATTATCTGGTGCTCAGCTTTTATGCTGATGAATTATTGGATGTTCTTCTATGGGGCCACTCATAGCAAAAATAAAGCGGTCCCCATAGTTACGTCCAGGCTTATTCAGGAAAAATTCAAGGTCTATCCCGGTATGTCCAAAGGTTACCTTGCCCAACCTATTAACGTCATGCTGGCTACAGATCTACCTTTAAAAGAAATTCATCAGAAAATGGGCTGGGTGGAAAATATGGCATTTTCCAAAAACCGGATTTCCATCATCGATTATTGGAGGTCCATTTTAAACAAAATACCTCCCGTGACCGACCTCTATCTTGCCCAGAGCCCGCAATTGGCTGCTTTTCAGAATCCTGAAGGCAACATTATGTCCCGGCACCATGTCAGATGGTGGGAGCTTGCGGATAGTCCATACCCTGAACGGACATACGCTGGCTCCATGAGCACGGATGATGAAATTCGACCTAAACCCTATAAAGGAATTCTCGCACTTATTCATGATATCGACCCCAACGTAGATGCAGCGCGGGACATGCTCGTAGAATTAATCAAGACAGCATACCCGCACGCATCGGTTGAGTATATTCAAGCCAATAGGCGGATCATCCCGGAAGCACCGGGCGACTACTCCACTGACGGCAGAATCGCCGTTATCCGGATAACTTCCAATGCAGCAGCACAGAAGAACATAAACATAAATTCACCACGTCTATTTTCAGCGGGAGACCTGTTTTCAGCTAAGCCCGCACCGAAATGTCCGAAGCAAAAATTACCTGCATGTAATATTGCCGCAAGCAGTGTGTAA
- a CDS encoding glycosyltransferase, whose protein sequence is MNNVSIVIITLNEESRIGNILSDLKKQTRKGFEVIVVDSKSSDATVSTAKEFEPDFNEFKIIEMEQQGVSLGRNTGAEHAKYERLLFLDADVRLSPTFLEEAADYFAETKIKVCTGAMTASPDENRLVKIGVNVFYWGMKLTQLVFPTAVGACIFSTKTVHQEIGGFDESISLCEDCDYARRASQVYQFRVAPLKFEFDARRLNQDGIFKTGLTYLKANIYRLFKGEIRNNEIPYSFGHYR, encoded by the coding sequence ATGAATAATGTAAGCATTGTAATTATCACACTTAATGAAGAATCCAGAATCGGCAACATCTTATCGGACCTGAAAAAACAGACCCGGAAAGGTTTCGAAGTAATCGTTGTCGACAGCAAGAGCTCTGATGCCACGGTTTCAACAGCAAAGGAATTCGAACCGGACTTCAATGAATTCAAAATCATTGAGATGGAACAACAAGGCGTAAGTCTGGGCCGAAACACCGGTGCGGAGCATGCCAAATATGAACGTCTGTTGTTCCTTGATGCAGATGTACGCCTTAGCCCCACTTTTCTTGAAGAAGCTGCCGACTACTTCGCTGAAACAAAAATCAAGGTTTGCACGGGTGCCATGACAGCGTCACCTGATGAAAACCGTCTGGTAAAAATTGGAGTAAATGTTTTTTATTGGGGAATGAAGCTGACCCAATTGGTTTTCCCCACTGCGGTTGGCGCATGTATTTTCTCGACTAAAACCGTCCATCAGGAGATCGGGGGTTTTGATGAAAGCATCAGCCTTTGTGAGGATTGTGACTATGCAAGAAGAGCCAGTCAAGTATACCAGTTCAGGGTTGCACCGTTAAAATTTGAATTTGATGCCAGACGATTAAATCAGGACGGCATTTTCAAAACAGGCCTGACCTATCTGAAAGCGAATATATACAGACTCTTCAAAGGCGAAATACGAAACAACGAAATTCCATACTCATTCGGACATTACCGGTAG
- a CDS encoding arabinose transporter: MPNNSLKQCLARMGVAVFISYLSVAVALPVVPIFVAQELGLANWLGGFAVGAAFISTILSRNYAGFYADVRSPKKCTLLGLLYYISAAGVCLASAYCCIPKSTAFFVLIIGRLILGLGESMTLVGLTSWNLAQLGPQYSGRILSIVGIAMYGAFAVGGPIGIMIYEQHGFAAVMGISTLLPLIGGGLLISAADVSPQMNIAPRVPFLKITHLIWKQGTVVCLQGVGFAVLGAFISLYFKSKGWPYAGYGISLFGIGFVVSRILFSGLPDKIGGIGLAFFSLIVEMLGQGLLWGAQDVSIALIGALLTGLGCSMIFPAMGVEVIKQVPQGLRGTAFGGFAAFQDVAYAFSAPIAGWLADTFNYSSVFLLGAMAAASGLAIVISMRYTPKPKRNLTVIEEKSN, encoded by the coding sequence ATGCCAAATAATTCTCTTAAACAATGCCTAGCACGAATGGGCGTTGCCGTATTTATTTCCTATCTTTCTGTCGCCGTCGCACTTCCTGTTGTCCCAATCTTCGTTGCTCAAGAGCTTGGTTTAGCAAACTGGCTGGGAGGATTTGCCGTGGGAGCGGCATTCATATCCACAATCTTGTCGCGTAACTATGCCGGATTTTATGCAGATGTACGCAGCCCTAAAAAATGCACCCTGCTTGGATTGCTTTATTACATTAGCGCAGCCGGGGTATGCTTGGCATCTGCCTATTGCTGCATTCCGAAATCCACAGCTTTTTTCGTTTTGATCATTGGAAGACTTATCCTCGGTTTAGGAGAAAGCATGACTCTGGTTGGGCTTACAAGCTGGAATTTAGCACAGCTCGGTCCCCAATACTCAGGGAGAATTCTTTCAATTGTAGGAATAGCTATGTACGGAGCATTTGCCGTAGGCGGGCCGATAGGAATAATGATTTACGAACAACATGGTTTCGCAGCGGTTATGGGTATCTCTACCCTGTTACCGCTAATTGGTGGAGGACTGCTTATAAGTGCTGCGGATGTATCTCCTCAAATGAATATTGCCCCGCGAGTTCCATTTCTCAAAATCACCCACTTAATCTGGAAACAAGGCACTGTGGTATGCCTGCAAGGCGTCGGTTTTGCCGTGCTGGGGGCATTTATTTCTTTGTACTTCAAAAGCAAAGGATGGCCATATGCAGGCTACGGTATAAGCTTATTCGGTATTGGCTTTGTTGTTAGCCGCATTCTCTTCAGTGGATTACCTGACAAAATAGGTGGTATTGGTCTGGCATTCTTCTCGCTCATAGTAGAAATGCTGGGCCAAGGACTTCTTTGGGGGGCGCAGGATGTTTCCATTGCCCTGATAGGAGCTTTGCTTACCGGACTTGGTTGTTCCATGATTTTCCCGGCTATGGGAGTTGAAGTTATTAAACAGGTGCCGCAAGGACTTAGGGGGACTGCATTTGGCGGATTTGCCGCATTTCAGGATGTTGCCTATGCGTTCTCGGCACCAATTGCCGGTTGGTTGGCCGACACATTCAATTATTCGTCAGTTTTTTTGCTTGGAGCAATGGCTGCAGCCTCAGGATTGGCAATCGTTATATCCATGAGATATACTCCTAAACCAAAACGGAACCTCACTGTTATCGAAGAAAAATCAAATTAA